The Triticum aestivum cultivar Chinese Spring chromosome 4B, IWGSC CS RefSeq v2.1, whole genome shotgun sequence sequence CCGGCGACCCAGCCGAGACAGCTACCGGCGGCAAGCCGGAGGAGAAGGGCAAGGGGGAGGCCTCTGGATGTCAGGGCACGGCATTGGGGACGAGCAGCTTGCCAGGCGAGCTGGCCGAGGTGGACACTGCTTCATACCGAGGCGGCGTCAAGCCCAGGTACAAGCACAAGGGGAAGAAAGGTTTCGATGGCCGGAGCACAGAAACAGCCATGGCCGGCTCATTGGTTGAGGCGGTAACGGCATCGCCACCGCGAGTCGTTGATTCGGAGAACAAGGGGAAGGCTGGATCGAGTAATCAGAGCGCAGGAAAAGCTTCGGCAAGCTCACAGGGCGAGGCAGCTGAGGATTCACCATTGCAGGGAGTCAAGTCGGTTAACaagtggaagaagaagaataaaccctCAGGAGGAAGGCAGGCAGGCGCAGCACCGAGCGGCGATTGGCCGAACGGGAGGAGGGACCAGCCACGGCCGGGCAGCCGCGGCCGGAGGAACGGCGATGGTCAAGGAACCATCTGGGAAGTAAAATCCAATGGCCTTGGGGGAAAGCAGCCGGAGGTGGAGGGGAAGGCCCAATCGCATCCGCTCACTGAGAGCAGCAGCAACAGAAGGAGGGGCAGTGGTCAAGGAATGATCAGGAAGGCAGAATTTGAGGACTTTGGGGAGAAGGAGCCGGCGGTTGAGATGAGGGCGCAGCCGCATACGGCTGCTGACAGCAGTAGCTATCCAACAAGTAGCCGTGATCAAGGAATGAACAGGAAGGCAAAATCCGAGGACTTTGGGGAGAAGCAGGTGGTGGCCGAGATTAGAGCGCAGCCGCATCCGGCTGCTGATAGCAGTATCAATCGAAGGAGCAGCAGTGGTCAAGAGATGAACCAGGAGGCAGATTCCAATGGCTTAGAGAAGCAGCCAGTTGTGGAGATGAGAGCCGTGGCCCAGCAGAAGCCGTGTGATGCGAGGATCTCCCATGGGCGGCGTCGCCCTGGTGATCACAGCCGAGCGAATGGCGCCGCAAGGCAGCAGGGCTGCATCTGGGTGCCCAAGGCTGCTGCTGTCCCAGTCCGCACCGAAGTCGGAAACATTCCGTAGACAGGAAGTATATATAGTAATATGTGGTAACATGTGCCAGTGGTAGATTTTCAACAAGTGAAGGTGCTAAATCCTATCTATAAGTAGAATATAGGTGTTTGAGATTGCCAAATTGGTTTGCCAGGCTTTATTATCACCAGATTGGTTTTCGGGTAATAAACATTGTAATCCCTGTAGATTCCTGCTGTAATTAAGttgttgtaattttttggtgggAATTTGCCAAGATCCTTGCTTTCCAAACACATTGCATTAACAAAAAAGGGTGGCATTGCAGGTGAGGATGGTGAATTAGAATTGACTTGTATCTGCAATAAATTCACTGGTCATTGTGAAAATTTACCGACTGATGCACAATTCAATTCCTCATGTTACTGAGTGAATGGCGCCGCAAGGCAGCACTGCGGCGTCTGGGTGCCCACTGCTGTGCCGTTCCGTTCTGAAGTCGGAAACTTTCCATAGACAGGAAGTATATATAGTAGTAATAAGAGGTAACATGTGCCAGTGGTAGATTTTCATGTAATGAAGGTGCTAGCTCTTATTTATAAATATGAAGTGCATAGGTGTCCATGTAGGGTTTGCGGGCTTTGAGATTGTCAAATTGGTTTGCTGGACTTAGCTATTGCCAGAATGGTTTTAGAGTAATATTGTAATCTCTGTAGATTCCTGCTGCAATTAAATCATTATCATTTTTTTGTGAAACTGGCACAAGATTATTGGGTTCCAAACAGATCGCATAAACAAAAAGGCATGGAATTGCAGGTGAGGATGGTGAACTAGAATTAACTGATTTACTGACTGATGCATGTTTCCTCAATTCAATTCCTCATGAAACATATACATTCTGCTGTTTCTGGTTTACTAACTGATGCCTGTTTCCTCAATCCAATTCCTCATGGAAGGTATACATGTGCTGTTGCCCGTCAGCGATAAAATCAAACTACAAGGTGTTTGTGTTCTGCTATTTCAAATCAGAGACAAGACAAAAGCAAAAGGGTTAAACTGGTGTAGAAGAATTGCTAGCTCCCCTTGGTTGATATGACAGTATCCTCATCCGAATATCACAGTGAGTATGCTACATTTCTCATCCAAAATGTTTTGCATGCTAGAATCAAAACATCACATATTGCTGCATATACTGATGATCCCCTGAATCACCGTCTAAATTCTACCTCCCACCACTTCATCCTCGCATCGTCACCTCTCCTAGAGCGAGGGGAAGTACCTGCTCATACCATATGGTAGAGCGTAGAACTCCTCGCTTCTGCCATCATGCCTGTAGGACTTGAATTTCTCCAACCACAGCCAGCCCCTGTCCCTCCTCACATGGGGTTCCCAGTAGAGGTGCGTGCAATCGAGAAGGTAGGCAAGTATGGCAGCAACAGTCGCGGGCGAGGAGAATATCACGTTGACAATGACATTGAACTGAAATTTCAATGGACAAGATAAGGTTTAGGTCATGATCAGTGTGAAAGTTATATTTATAATAACTAGGTTGTGTCACCCTGTAGTTGAGTCTACATACCGCCAGTGAACGTGTGTGAGCTGGTCCAAAGCCGTAGAATGTCTCGAACTCCCGGAAGTACTGTGGTATGGATAGCCCCAGGAACAAGGAGATGCCGAGTATAAACTTGCTTCTCCGGGTGTTAAGGTTGCAGTATTGAAGGAAGCAGAGGCCTGCAGCAGCTGTTTCAGGCAGAAAACAAGATCAATGGAATAAAAATGTTATGAACATTCAAGGATTTGATTCCATAAAACTCTGGTGGATTGGTATGTAATGCTCACCTGAATAAGCAAAGAGAACACAGTAAAGTGCAGAGAAAATCGGCAACGGAATAGATGCAAGAATTGCTCCAAATTTTCCTGTTGATTGTTAAGCCATGTCAGCCAAATGAAGTCGCTGACTATAAATGGTGATCACTGATCACTGATAGTGCTGAAAGATCCAGAGAATAGGAGCAGTACCAAACAGCGAGAAGAAGATCATGAACAAAGCGGAAATCTTGATGACTCGTCTGCTTCCAACTCGCGTCAAGGCCAGTAGACCGCAGTTCtcactacacgatcaaacaaggaaAATCAGTTAGATACTTCAATTTAGGTGATTTACGAGCAGTGGTTCTCAGCAGACTGAAGGTACTGGGGTAGATGTAGAGCTCATTACACTGAAGCTGCTGTGCCTGTCAACGTACCGCACATCCCATCTAGTATGATAGATATACCCTGATAGTTTGGAAGTTGCTTGGCAGTGAGTGTGCTGGCAGCAAAATATTCATGAGAAGATTCAAGCTTTTAATTTTGTGTTATTCAAGTACCTGCCAGCCAATTCCACGAGCGAAAACAGAAGGCGGGACGAATGTTGCGCCTGCGTATCTTGACACTGCGATTAGGGTGCCGGTAGACTGAAAGTAGAACTGTTCATCAGACTAAACCCAAGAAATTCCTTGTACCTAATGCTACTCTGTTTCGCCGAATTGCGGCGATCTGATACAGTCCCAATTTCACTGAAGTGCAGAACTGAAGATGTGCACGTACCTCAATAAGCGAAGCGAAGGAAGCGGCCATCATGGCGAAGCAGTCCTGCGCGCAGAAGATGGGGTATCCCCACTGGAACGGGTAAGGGAACCTGACCCTGCTCATGGCAAAAGCAGCAGGATGCGCATGTCAGTGAGCCACTCCAAGGAGCATGAGGACTAGGCAGTAAGGGTTCAGAGTCAGAGGCCATACCAGGGCGCGGCGTGGATGAGGCCGGAGCGGTCGGTGCGGCAGCTGAACTGCGTTACGGGGTTCCTCTCGTCGTAGGCGCCGGCCGCCGTCAGTATCTCGGCGAAGATCCACACGATGATCACCGTCACCAGCACCGCGCACCGGCCGAACACGAAGCTCCCTTTGGCAAAGTAATGGGACGCGTACTGCAAGGGCAAAAGAAGAGACAGGAGGTCAGGAAATGAATTCTCAGTTACAAATCTAGTCTAGAGAAAAACAGACCAATTCCTCCTGATACCTCTGAGAATATTAGGAGCAGAACGAGCGTCGGTAGACCGATCTCGATGCATTTGGCGACCTGCAGGACGGCCAAAGTGTGTTGACAGAATTCAGATACTGAATCAAGAGGGGAACAATCCAAACAGAAGCAAGAGTGACGACAGCCATGGCATCAAGAGCTCGTGTCTTTACCCCTGGGAAGGCGAAGTAGAAGAGGCCGAGCGCGGAGAGGGTGACGAAGGGGACAGCGGCGAGGGGGCTCAGGAACCTGGCATGAGAAGCTCAAGCATCGTCAGTGCAACTAGCAACAGAGAGAGGGTTTTGACAGGGATCGGAGACGGTGGCGTGAGGGGAGGGAGCGAGGAACCGTTGGACGACCTTATGAAGACCCTCCATATGCCGAAGAAGCCGATGACGGCCTGGAAGACGCCGGCGATGATGAGCGCGCCCTGGAGCGACCGCATGGTGTACACGAACCTCTGAAAGAGAACAGCATCGGTCGATGAGTCAGTCAGTCGTGCAGCCACCAACCGCTGCAGCGCAGGAGCAGGACAGGACAGGGCGGGACAGAGCAGCAGGGAGAAGCGCAGAAACGCGGGCCGGACCTCGAAAGGGGCGCCGATGAAGAGGATGTATCGCGggctgatgatgatggcgacggcggCGTAGATGTAGGTGAAGGAGCCGCCCATGACGGCCGGGAGCCGTGTGCCGAAGTGCACCTGCAGGAGCGTGTTGATCCCGGCGAGGAAGAGGATGGTCTGGATCACGATCGCCTTCTCCTCCTGCAATGCGCACGACGATGGTCACgacgaggaggagcgcgcgtgaagggaagggaagggaagggaaggaagatgAGGCT is a genomic window containing:
- the LOC123090753 gene encoding nucleobase-ascorbate transporter LPE1 isoform X1, whose translation is MSPVKAEDLVPHPCREQFAELDYCITSPPPWITTVVVAFQHYLVMLGTTVIIATILVPIMGGGHEEKAIVIQTILFLAGINTLLQVHFGTRLPAVMGGSFTYIYAAVAIIISPRYILFIGAPFEVRPAFLRFSLLLCPALSCPAPALQRLVAARLTDSSTDAVLFQRFVYTMRSLQGALIIAGVFQAVIGFFGIWRVFIRFLSPLAAVPFVTLSALGLFYFAFPGVAKCIEIGLPTLVLLLIFSEYASHYFAKGSFVFGRCAVLVTVIIVWIFAEILTAAGAYDERNPVTQFSCRTDRSGLIHAAPWVRFPYPFQWGYPIFCAQDCFAMMAASFASLIESTGTLIAVSRYAGATFVPPSVFARGIGWQGISIILDGMCGTLTGTAASVENCGLLALTRVGSRRVIKISALFMIFFSLFGKFGAILASIPLPIFSALYCVLFAYSAAAGLCFLQYCNLNTRRSKFILGISLFLGLSIPQYFREFETFYGFGPAHTRSLAFNVIVNVIFSSPATVAAILAYLLDCTHLYWEPHVRRDRGWLWLEKFKSYRHDGRSEEFYALPYGMSRYFPSL
- the LOC123090753 gene encoding nucleobase-ascorbate transporter LPE1 isoform X2; this translates as MSPVKAEDLVPHPCREQFAELDYCITSPPPWITTVVVAFQHYLVMLGTTVIIATILVPIMGGGHEEKAIVIQTILFLAGINTLLQVHFGTRLPAVMGGSFTYIYAAVAIIISPRYILFIGAPFERFVYTMRSLQGALIIAGVFQAVIGFFGIWRVFIRFLSPLAAVPFVTLSALGLFYFAFPGVAKCIEIGLPTLVLLLIFSEYASHYFAKGSFVFGRCAVLVTVIIVWIFAEILTAAGAYDERNPVTQFSCRTDRSGLIHAAPWVRFPYPFQWGYPIFCAQDCFAMMAASFASLIESTGTLIAVSRYAGATFVPPSVFARGIGWQGISIILDGMCGTLTGTAASVENCGLLALTRVGSRRVIKISALFMIFFSLFGKFGAILASIPLPIFSALYCVLFAYSAAAGLCFLQYCNLNTRRSKFILGISLFLGLSIPQYFREFETFYGFGPAHTRSLAFNVIVNVIFSSPATVAAILAYLLDCTHLYWEPHVRRDRGWLWLEKFKSYRHDGRSEEFYALPYGMSRYFPSL